The DNA window ACACCGATTGATGTGTAAACCATGTCGAAGGTCTCATCCAGTTTGTCCGGAAGGTCGAAGAGAGGTGTTTCTATGAATCTGGCCTTCAGACCGGTTTTCTCGGCCAGCTCCCGGGCGACTTTCAGTGATTCGCAGGAGATATCGATTCCGGTTACCTCTGCTCCCAGCCTTGCGAGAGAAAGGGTATCCGTACCGATATGACACATGAGATGAAGGATCGTTTTGCCGCTTACGTCTCCAAGTTCCTCTACCTGTGTGGCATCAAGGTGGTGACCGCCTTTAATAAGAGTTTCGGTGTCATACGATCTGCCGTGAATCGGAGCCACTTCGTCCCAGTGTTTTTTGTTTATTTCCTCCGCCAAGTAATCTCTGGTATCCATTTGGTCCTCCATAAACGAAATTCCCCCGGTTAAGGGGACAGAATTATCTGCTTCCTGATAAGATTGTATACTACATTCTTCTGTTTTTAAGTGTGCACTCAAACAGGTTCATTATTCTATCCGTTTCTTTCTTCATTCTTGATACTCCAAGAAGCCCACCTGACATACCTGTCATGCCGCTTGATATTGTTAGCGAAGTACTCGGTCCATTCTGGTAGATATTAATAGTGAACTTATAGCGCTTCGCAAAACCGCCAAACAGAATACGACATACAGAATTACCTGTTGAGTAAACACCATTGACTGGCGATCCACTTTCGAGTCGATATCCTTCTTGTAAGAAGATATTCGCGATATTGTGAGCAATTTCATCAATTGATATTCCGGCTATTGTAGCTTTTATACCTGATCGTAGATATGCAAAGGTGATTAACTTATTTGATCTCGTATCATTCTTTTCCGAAAAAGACTTTCCGCAGAATGTACAAAATTCCGTTACATCCTCTGGAAGCTCCTTACCACATCTGGTACAATACATTCAGCCTCCTCCTTTAAAACCACATTGCATCATTTCTATATTGATTATTCTCGTTTCACTGGGACAACATGACCGGCAGGATAACGAATAAGAAAAAGGCTATATCAAATATACCCAGTACAATAGCAGCTGTTCCCATTCCATCTCCGGTGTACAGTTCTGGATGTTCTCTCACTTTCTTTTTCGCGCTGTTACCCATTACAATAGCAATTATCCCAAGGACGATGCCAAATAAAAATATGCCTACCAAGCCGTATACAAGTCCTGATACTGCTCCCGGTGCTTTCTTTTTGATAGTATAAGCTCCCTGTGCATAAGACCCCTGTCCATAAGATGCGGATGTAAAACCCGTACTGTATGACTGAGTCATTCCAGCAGTTGCTTTGATCCTGTTTCCACAGTATGGGCAAAAATCTTCAACCTTAGTTTCATCAAGCTGTTTTCCGCATTTTGAACAGAACATTATCGCCTCCTTTTGTGACCGTGGCCAATCCCGCAGGACATGATACAAAGAGCATCATCTTCTTCTAAATAGTCTTGTTTACCACTCATATGCTCAATAAGAATGGGTAATCGTGTAAGCTTTGTCAATAATTAAAACCGCATCAGTCTCTGTGAAGGATTCCATGTCAAACAGAAAATCGGTGTGATAAGTAAAAACTCAAAGAATGATGTTATGGA is part of the Candidatus Aegiribacteria sp. genome and encodes:
- a CDS encoding DUF4190 domain-containing protein yields the protein MFCSKCGKQLDETKVEDFCPYCGNRIKATAGMTQSYSTGFTSASYGQGSYAQGAYTIKKKAPGAVSGLVYGLVGIFLFGIVLGIIAIVMGNSAKKKVREHPELYTGDGMGTAAIVLGIFDIAFFLFVILPVMLSQ